Proteins encoded together in one Catenulispora sp. EB89 window:
- a CDS encoding ABC transporter ATP-binding protein: MIEVNQLTKRFGGVTAVEDLTFTVRPGVVTGFLGPNGAGKTTTLRLLLGLNTPTSGTATVAGRRFREFGTGLRHVGALLSADDVHKGRSASAHLRALARSNGLPPRRVGEVLEEVGLAKAARRRVGGFSLGMKQRLGIAAALLGDPPVLIFDEPLNGLDPEGVRWVRGLFRGLAAEGRTVFVSSHMMSEMEHTAERVVVIGNGRLIADETLAEFSARSTGTLEDAFMALTSASVEYRAGSAR, encoded by the coding sequence ATGATCGAAGTCAACCAACTCACCAAGAGGTTCGGCGGCGTGACAGCCGTCGAGGACCTGACGTTCACCGTGCGGCCCGGCGTGGTCACCGGGTTCCTGGGCCCGAACGGCGCCGGCAAGACCACGACGCTGCGCCTGCTGCTCGGCCTGAACACGCCGACCTCCGGCACGGCCACGGTCGCCGGCCGCCGCTTCCGCGAGTTCGGCACCGGGCTGCGGCACGTCGGTGCCCTGCTGTCGGCCGACGACGTGCACAAGGGCCGCAGCGCCTCGGCGCATCTGCGGGCCCTGGCCCGCAGCAACGGCCTGCCGCCCCGACGGGTCGGGGAGGTGCTGGAGGAGGTGGGCCTGGCCAAGGCCGCGCGGCGCCGGGTCGGCGGGTTCTCCCTGGGCATGAAACAGCGGCTGGGCATCGCGGCGGCGCTGCTCGGGGATCCCCCGGTGCTGATCTTCGACGAACCGTTGAACGGCCTGGACCCGGAGGGCGTGCGCTGGGTGCGCGGGCTGTTCCGGGGGCTGGCGGCCGAGGGCCGGACGGTGTTCGTCAGCAGCCACATGATGAGCGAGATGGAGCACACCGCCGAGCGCGTGGTGGTGATCGGCAACGGCCGGCTCATCGCCGACGAGACCCTGGCGGAGTTCTCGGCGCGCTCCACCGGCACGTTGGAGGACGCGTTCATGGCGCTGACCTCGGCCAGCGTCGAGTACCGGGCCGGGAGCGCGCGGTGA
- a CDS encoding DUF2254 domain-containing protein, whose protein sequence is MTHVQLRPGWRREALRTSLWWVPTLEVGAAVLLFWAGYLLDRAAYNGSVKLPSWVISGTADASRQILTALAAAYITVVGVVFSVILVALTLASTQLGPRMLRNFLRDRGTQWTLGTFVGTFTYAILVLISIGPGKHGDFVPHASISTVLALSLLDVGVLIYFIHHIAVQIQLPYVIASIAADVVKAIDEEAAPPPGGPRLGPSPQEILAAMDAEHGVVTASESGYLQYVSHSKLVRIATEADAVIHLLYRPGHFIVAGRLLATVTPPEAAPRVKEALRMAHLSGPHRSLSQDISFGIDQLVEIAVRALSTAVNDPFTALSCIDWIGDCLRQVALRWHPQVVHRDRAGHVRLIRTQASYDRLVRRGFEKVRQNSRGMPSVMIRELQALKEIMAQAPRAEQYAVLMEQADMIKVAAAASIPEARDLADVVGVYDALAALHERLVREAGD, encoded by the coding sequence ATGACGCACGTCCAGCTGCGGCCCGGCTGGCGCCGGGAGGCGCTGCGCACCAGCTTGTGGTGGGTGCCGACGCTGGAAGTCGGGGCGGCGGTGCTGCTGTTCTGGGCCGGCTACCTGCTGGACCGGGCGGCCTACAACGGGTCGGTGAAGCTGCCGTCGTGGGTGATCAGCGGGACCGCCGACGCCTCCCGGCAGATCCTGACCGCGCTGGCCGCCGCCTACATCACCGTGGTCGGCGTGGTGTTCTCGGTGATCCTGGTGGCGCTGACGCTGGCCTCCACCCAGCTCGGGCCGCGGATGCTGCGGAACTTCCTGCGGGACCGGGGCACGCAGTGGACGCTGGGCACGTTCGTCGGGACGTTCACCTACGCGATCCTGGTGCTGATCTCGATCGGGCCGGGCAAACACGGCGACTTCGTCCCGCACGCCTCGATCAGCACCGTGCTGGCGCTGTCCCTGCTGGACGTCGGCGTCCTGATCTACTTCATCCACCACATCGCGGTGCAGATCCAGCTGCCGTACGTCATCGCCTCCATCGCCGCCGACGTGGTGAAGGCCATCGACGAGGAGGCCGCACCGCCGCCAGGAGGCCCGCGGCTGGGGCCCTCCCCGCAGGAGATCCTGGCGGCGATGGACGCCGAGCACGGCGTGGTCACGGCCTCGGAGAGCGGATACCTGCAGTACGTCTCGCACTCCAAGCTGGTCCGCATCGCGACCGAGGCCGACGCGGTGATCCACCTGCTGTACCGGCCGGGGCACTTCATCGTCGCGGGCCGGCTGCTGGCAACGGTCACGCCGCCAGAGGCCGCCCCGCGCGTCAAGGAGGCGCTGCGGATGGCGCACCTGTCCGGCCCGCACCGCTCGCTGTCGCAGGACATCTCGTTCGGGATCGACCAGCTGGTGGAGATCGCAGTGCGGGCCCTGTCGACCGCGGTGAACGACCCGTTCACGGCGCTGAGCTGCATCGACTGGATCGGCGACTGCCTGCGTCAGGTGGCGCTGCGCTGGCATCCCCAGGTGGTGCACCGGGACCGGGCGGGGCATGTGCGGCTGATCCGGACGCAGGCCTCGTACGACCGTCTGGTGCGGCGCGGGTTCGAGAAGGTGCGGCAGAACAGCCGGGGGATGCCCTCGGTGATGATCCGCGAGTTGCAGGCGCTGAAGGAGATCATGGCGCAGGCGCCGCGGGCGGAGCAGTACGCGGTGCTGATGGAGCAGGCGGACATGATCAAGGTTGCGGCAGCGGCGTCGATTCCGGAGGCACGGGATCTAGCGGACGTGGTGGGCGTCTATGACGCGCTGGCGGCGCTGCACGAGCGGCTGGTGCGGGAGGCGGGGGACTAG
- a CDS encoding Smr/MutS family protein, whose amino-acid sequence METLDLHGVFRDDRAIYRTVQQALFRCSATGVDVLEIIPGRGAGTLKRRVMAFLGQQQLRRLYARVEEDPNNAGRILVHFR is encoded by the coding sequence ATGGAGACCCTGGACCTGCACGGCGTCTTCCGCGACGACCGCGCCATCTACCGCACCGTCCAGCAGGCCCTGTTCCGCTGCTCCGCGACCGGCGTCGACGTCCTGGAGATCATCCCGGGCCGCGGCGCGGGCACGCTGAAGCGGCGGGTGATGGCGTTCCTCGGACAGCAGCAACTCCGGCGGCTCTATGCGCGGGTCGAGGAGGACCCGAACAACGCGGGGCGGATTCTGGTGCACTTCCGGTAA
- a CDS encoding DUF6228 family protein: MNRETETFDEVAIPHRCAGDVVTLHECRRPHNDALVVFGVRVDAHGLSASMGIETLNGDGLDAFVQTLDNDFRGWSGERVWTSSRGDLEVRARHVGKAIQLDWTLRFPEPVEQSPDWELTVHLHVDPGESLKDLSTRIAAFLDV; the protein is encoded by the coding sequence GTGAACCGTGAGACTGAGACCTTCGACGAGGTGGCGATCCCGCACCGGTGCGCCGGCGATGTCGTCACGCTCCACGAATGCCGCCGTCCCCACAACGATGCTCTGGTCGTTTTCGGCGTCCGAGTCGATGCCCACGGGTTGTCGGCGTCGATGGGGATCGAGACACTCAACGGCGACGGGCTCGACGCCTTCGTCCAGACGCTCGACAACGACTTCCGGGGGTGGAGCGGCGAACGGGTCTGGACCTCGTCACGAGGTGACCTTGAAGTCCGGGCACGTCATGTCGGCAAGGCGATCCAACTGGACTGGACCCTGCGCTTCCCAGAACCGGTTGAGCAGTCACCGGACTGGGAGTTGACAGTCCACCTCCATGTTGACCCCGGCGAATCGCTCAAGGACCTCAGCACCCGTATCGCGGCGTTCCTCGACGTCTGA
- a CDS encoding type 1 glutamine amidotransferase domain-containing protein has protein sequence MSEQPPAAGRPRVLFIVSAAHQLTMKDATLRTTGFWAEELLVPYKAFTEAGFDVKFTTPAGLVPQPDPRSLNAQDGAELDHLPDLRTPLVLDDVELDGYEAVYVPGGHAPMEDLATDEVSGRLLTEALAAGIPVGTVCHGAAALLAARRDDGTPTIAGYRLTGFTDEEERQGGLADNMRYLLEDELVERGADFVEGPAYQPHTETDRNLHTGQNPQSSAQIAADMLEALGK, from the coding sequence ATGTCTGAACAACCTCCGGCCGCAGGCCGCCCCCGGGTCCTGTTCATCGTCAGCGCCGCGCACCAGTTGACGATGAAGGACGCCACCCTGCGCACCACCGGCTTCTGGGCCGAGGAACTGCTCGTGCCGTACAAGGCGTTCACCGAGGCCGGCTTCGACGTCAAGTTCACCACCCCGGCCGGCCTGGTCCCGCAGCCGGACCCGCGCAGCCTGAACGCCCAGGACGGCGCCGAGCTGGACCACCTCCCGGACCTGCGCACCCCGCTGGTCCTGGACGACGTCGAACTCGACGGCTACGAGGCGGTCTACGTCCCCGGCGGCCACGCCCCGATGGAGGACCTGGCCACCGACGAGGTCTCCGGCCGCCTGCTCACCGAGGCACTGGCGGCGGGCATACCGGTCGGCACGGTCTGCCACGGCGCGGCCGCCCTGCTCGCCGCCCGCCGCGACGACGGCACCCCGACGATCGCCGGCTACCGCCTCACCGGCTTCACCGACGAGGAGGAGCGCCAGGGCGGCCTCGCCGACAACATGCGCTACCTGCTGGAGGACGAGCTGGTCGAGCGCGGCGCCGACTTCGTCGAGGGGCCGGCGTACCAGCCGCACACCGAGACCGACCGGAACCTGCACACGGGGCAGAACCCGCAGTCTTCGGCGCAGATCGCCGCGGACATGCTGGAGGCGCTCGGGAAGTAA
- a CDS encoding FdhF/YdeP family oxidoreductase, with the protein MNPSEDADKLPEPPLEPSVGATPDAPPSSRPYHHPSAGWGAAKSVTHVLLAQGELREGTRAILKMNHENGGFDCPGCAWPDSLKGIHLDICENGIKHVTWEMTRKRAGREFFAAHTVSELEQWTDFALEDQGRLTEPMVYDAETDHYVPIGWEDAFELIGSTLRALDDPNQAAFYTSGRLGNEATFLYQLLARELGTNNLPDCSNMCHEASGRALTAALGTGKGTCDLKDWESTDALFVLGVNAASNAPRMLTSLAEAYRRGAQIVHINPLVEAAATRTIVPHEFVQMALNKATKTSTLNIQPRIGGDMALIRGMAKAVLEWSEADPKALDEEFIARHTQDFEVYRTLVQDTSWDEIERQSAVSRQDIRKAAQVYRTADRSVISWCLGITQHEHGVDTIREIVNLLLLRGNIGREGAGPSPVRGHSNVQGNRTCGIDHRPKPEFLDRLAEVCQIDPPREFGKDTVTTIEAMHRGEVKVFCGMGGNFALAAPDTRYTYDALRECELTFHVSTKLNRSHLVHGRKALILPCLGRTEKDHQRGGVQHLSVEDSMSMVHLSVGMKKPASPYLLSEPAIIAGIAKAALPRTKTPWEWYVEDYDRIRDTMAKVLDGFEDFNRRVRLPLGFRIKQPARELVFLTPSGKAEFSAAPLPDAVPAPGTLSLGTMRSHDQWNTTIYSDDDRYRGIKNLRTLVFMNKDDMRERGVAQFEPVDITATSKDGSKRTLRGFLAVEYAIPRGCAAGYMPEMNVLVGIKDYSAQSDQPLMKNLKVRIERSRQEAAESSNTVTARAPEATVTAQ; encoded by the coding sequence GTGAACCCCTCCGAAGACGCCGACAAGCTGCCCGAACCGCCCCTGGAACCGTCGGTCGGCGCCACCCCGGACGCCCCGCCGAGCTCGCGCCCCTACCACCACCCCTCCGCCGGCTGGGGCGCGGCCAAGAGCGTCACGCACGTGCTCCTGGCGCAGGGCGAACTCCGCGAGGGCACCCGCGCCATCCTGAAGATGAACCACGAGAACGGCGGCTTCGACTGCCCCGGATGCGCCTGGCCGGACTCCCTCAAGGGCATCCACCTGGACATCTGCGAGAACGGCATCAAGCACGTCACCTGGGAGATGACCCGCAAGCGCGCCGGCCGCGAGTTCTTCGCCGCGCACACCGTCTCCGAGCTCGAACAGTGGACCGACTTCGCCCTCGAGGACCAGGGCCGCCTAACCGAGCCCATGGTCTACGACGCCGAGACCGACCACTATGTGCCGATCGGCTGGGAGGACGCCTTCGAGCTGATCGGCAGCACCCTGCGCGCCCTGGACGACCCGAACCAGGCCGCCTTCTACACCTCCGGCCGCCTCGGCAACGAGGCCACGTTCCTGTACCAGCTGCTGGCCCGCGAGCTGGGCACCAACAACCTCCCGGACTGCTCCAACATGTGCCACGAGGCCAGCGGCCGGGCCCTGACCGCGGCGCTCGGCACCGGCAAGGGCACCTGCGACCTCAAGGACTGGGAGAGCACCGACGCGCTGTTCGTCCTGGGCGTCAACGCCGCCTCCAACGCCCCGCGCATGCTGACCTCGCTGGCCGAGGCCTACCGCCGCGGCGCGCAGATCGTGCACATCAACCCGCTGGTCGAGGCGGCGGCGACGCGCACGATCGTGCCGCACGAGTTCGTGCAGATGGCGCTGAACAAGGCCACGAAGACCAGCACCCTGAACATCCAGCCGCGCATCGGCGGCGACATGGCCCTGATCCGGGGCATGGCCAAGGCCGTGCTGGAGTGGTCGGAGGCCGACCCGAAGGCGCTGGACGAGGAGTTCATCGCCCGGCACACGCAGGACTTCGAGGTGTACCGCACCCTGGTCCAGGACACCTCCTGGGACGAGATCGAGCGGCAGTCGGCGGTCAGCCGCCAGGACATCCGCAAGGCCGCGCAGGTGTACCGGACGGCCGACCGGAGCGTCATCAGCTGGTGCCTGGGCATCACGCAGCACGAACACGGCGTCGACACCATCCGCGAGATCGTCAACCTCCTGCTGCTGCGCGGCAACATCGGCCGCGAGGGCGCCGGGCCGTCGCCGGTGCGCGGACACAGCAACGTCCAGGGCAACCGCACCTGCGGCATCGACCACCGGCCCAAGCCGGAGTTCCTGGACCGGCTGGCGGAGGTGTGCCAGATCGACCCGCCCCGGGAGTTCGGCAAGGACACGGTCACCACGATCGAGGCCATGCACCGCGGCGAGGTGAAGGTGTTCTGCGGCATGGGAGGCAACTTCGCCCTCGCCGCCCCGGACACCCGCTACACCTACGACGCGCTGCGCGAGTGCGAGCTGACCTTCCACGTCAGCACCAAGCTGAACCGCAGCCACCTGGTGCACGGCCGGAAGGCGCTGATCCTGCCGTGCCTGGGCCGCACCGAGAAGGACCACCAGCGCGGCGGCGTGCAGCACCTTTCGGTCGAGGACTCGATGAGCATGGTGCACCTGTCGGTCGGGATGAAGAAGCCGGCGTCGCCGTACCTGCTGTCGGAGCCGGCGATCATCGCCGGGATCGCCAAGGCCGCGCTGCCGAGGACGAAGACGCCGTGGGAGTGGTACGTCGAGGACTACGACCGCATCCGCGACACCATGGCGAAGGTGCTGGACGGCTTCGAGGACTTCAACCGCCGCGTGCGGCTCCCGCTCGGCTTCCGGATCAAGCAGCCGGCGCGCGAGCTGGTGTTCCTGACACCGTCGGGCAAGGCCGAGTTCTCCGCCGCACCGCTGCCCGACGCGGTCCCGGCCCCCGGCACCCTTTCACTGGGCACGATGCGTTCACACGACCAGTGGAACACGACCATCTACAGCGACGACGACCGCTACCGCGGGATCAAGAACCTGCGGACGCTGGTGTTCATGAACAAGGACGACATGCGGGAGCGGGGCGTCGCGCAGTTCGAGCCGGTGGACATCACGGCGACGTCAAAGGACGGCTCGAAGCGCACGCTGCGCGGATTCCTGGCCGTCGAGTACGCGATTCCACGGGGGTGCGCGGCCGGGTACATGCCGGAGATGAACGTGCTGGTCGGCATCAAGGACTACAGCGCGCAGAGCGACCAGCCGCTGATGAAGAACCTGAAGGTGCGCATCGAGCGCTCGAGGCAGGAGGCCGCGGAGTCTTCGAACACGGTGACGGCGCGCGCGCCGGAGGCCACGGTCACGGCACAATAG
- a CDS encoding glycosyl hydrolase family 18 protein, translating into MKRTRTRTTLVAAVAALAAAASLSGATASADCRQLPKHIFAPYFEGYTTDSPAALAAASGNKYLTLAFIQTPAPGSCDIDWNGNPAAPIAWSHYGADIAKIRAAGGDVVPSFGGYAADHGQEEIADSCTDVNKIAQDYESVVTTYGVTRLDFDVEDFSESNAAGVDRRNKAIKIVEDWAERTGRRVQFVYTVGTNMTGLNVPTGVNVIQNAVANHARIDIVNIMTFDYYDNQPHEMAADTATAAAAVVQQLRAVYPHESDSELYHHLGVTEMIGIDDFGPPEVTTPADAVAIEKWAAKKGLAELSFWALERDNGGCVGTAGSDGCSGVAQNTWQFSNTFEAFTKR; encoded by the coding sequence GTGAAGCGCACCCGAACCCGAACCACCCTGGTGGCCGCCGTGGCCGCGCTGGCGGCCGCCGCGTCGCTGTCCGGCGCCACGGCGTCCGCCGACTGCCGGCAGCTGCCGAAGCACATCTTCGCGCCCTACTTCGAGGGCTACACCACCGACAGCCCGGCCGCGCTGGCCGCCGCCTCCGGCAACAAGTACCTGACACTGGCGTTCATCCAGACCCCGGCGCCGGGCTCCTGCGACATCGACTGGAACGGGAACCCGGCCGCGCCGATCGCCTGGTCGCACTACGGCGCGGACATCGCGAAGATCCGGGCGGCCGGCGGCGACGTCGTGCCCTCCTTCGGCGGGTACGCCGCCGACCACGGCCAGGAGGAGATCGCCGACAGCTGCACCGACGTGAACAAGATCGCGCAGGACTACGAGTCCGTGGTCACCACCTATGGCGTCACGCGGCTGGACTTCGACGTCGAGGACTTCTCCGAGTCCAACGCGGCCGGCGTGGACCGGCGGAACAAGGCGATCAAGATCGTCGAGGACTGGGCCGAGCGGACCGGGCGGCGCGTGCAGTTCGTCTACACGGTCGGCACGAACATGACCGGGCTGAACGTGCCCACCGGCGTGAACGTGATCCAGAACGCGGTCGCGAACCACGCGCGCATCGACATCGTCAACATCATGACGTTCGACTACTACGACAACCAGCCGCACGAGATGGCCGCCGACACGGCCACGGCCGCCGCCGCGGTGGTGCAGCAGCTGCGCGCGGTGTACCCGCACGAGTCCGACTCCGAGCTCTACCACCACCTCGGCGTCACCGAGATGATCGGCATCGACGACTTCGGGCCGCCGGAGGTCACCACCCCCGCCGACGCCGTCGCCATCGAGAAGTGGGCCGCGAAGAAGGGGCTCGCGGAGCTCTCGTTCTGGGCGCTGGAGCGCGACAACGGCGGCTGCGTCGGGACCGCCGGCAGTGACGGCTGCTCAGGCGTCGCGCAGAACACGTGGCAGTTCAGCAACACGTTCGAGGCCTTCACGAAGCGGTAG
- a CDS encoding sensor histidine kinase, producing the protein MNAPVWLVNRLRRLARRRTPTGWFDAFAVGGMLLLAWLVFDTMPAGPHPLVVGPGTVDFQGAQRLELAVVSAAPVVMCRRRPVTALAGLLVGAAWLTALGEGSTMSLVGAGALVSVVAASRPRWIGLAATITTFAAWTVLEFAATPGGPTPYGRLSNAVLLLAVAFIGGVLIRERREHGRALREQVAASAVTAERLRIARELHDMVAHSIGIVAIQAGAAKRCISTQPVLAAEALEVIETTSRETLTGLRHMLVALRRAENDRDSGAPMPGLDSLPALADNAARAGVAVRVRFDGERRELPAEVDLSAYRIVQESVTNVVRHADTGQCSVAIAFRPREVVIEVLDDGRGGLADAPRAGGGFGLAGMRERVSLLHGSFDAGPRPEGGFRVAARIPA; encoded by the coding sequence GTGAACGCTCCTGTGTGGCTGGTGAACCGGCTCCGACGTCTGGCCCGGCGGCGCACGCCGACCGGGTGGTTCGACGCGTTCGCGGTGGGCGGGATGCTGCTGCTGGCCTGGCTGGTGTTCGACACGATGCCGGCCGGCCCGCATCCGCTGGTGGTCGGCCCCGGCACCGTGGACTTCCAGGGCGCGCAGCGGCTGGAGCTCGCCGTGGTGTCGGCCGCGCCGGTGGTGATGTGCCGGCGCCGTCCGGTGACCGCGCTGGCCGGGCTGCTGGTGGGGGCGGCGTGGCTGACGGCGCTCGGCGAGGGCAGCACGATGTCGCTGGTCGGGGCCGGCGCGCTGGTGTCGGTGGTGGCCGCCAGCCGGCCGCGGTGGATCGGGCTGGCCGCGACGATCACGACGTTCGCGGCCTGGACGGTGCTGGAGTTCGCCGCCACGCCCGGCGGCCCGACCCCGTACGGCCGGCTCAGCAACGCCGTCCTGCTGCTGGCCGTGGCGTTCATCGGCGGCGTGCTGATCCGCGAGCGGCGCGAGCACGGCCGGGCGCTGCGCGAGCAGGTCGCGGCCAGCGCGGTGACCGCCGAGCGGCTGCGGATAGCCCGCGAGCTGCACGACATGGTCGCGCACAGCATCGGGATCGTCGCGATCCAGGCCGGGGCGGCCAAGCGCTGCATCAGCACGCAGCCGGTGCTGGCCGCCGAGGCGCTGGAGGTCATCGAGACCACCAGCCGGGAGACCCTGACCGGGCTGCGGCACATGCTGGTCGCGCTGCGCAGGGCCGAGAACGACCGGGACAGCGGCGCGCCGATGCCGGGGCTGGACAGCCTGCCGGCGCTGGCCGACAACGCGGCCAGGGCCGGGGTCGCGGTACGGGTGCGGTTCGACGGCGAGCGCCGGGAGCTGCCGGCGGAGGTGGACCTGTCGGCGTACCGGATCGTGCAGGAGTCGGTGACGAACGTGGTGCGGCACGCGGACACGGGGCAGTGCTCGGTGGCGATCGCGTTCCGGCCTCGGGAGGTGGTGATAGAAGTGCTCGACGACGGTCGTGGCGGCCTCGCCGACGCCCCGCGCGCGGGCGGCGGGTTCGGGCTGGCCGGGATGCGGGAGCGGGTGTCGCTGTTGCACGGGTCTTTCGACGCCGGTCCGCGCCCCGAGGGCGGGTTCCGGGTGGCAGCGCGGATCCCGGCATGA
- a CDS encoding DUF952 domain-containing protein produces MTIYHIAFRTDWADAVAAGEYHVSTRGKTVEEQGFIHASTAAQVAGVANAFYADAEDLLVLVIDPEKLTAPLRYDPVPGPTRRSRTSTGR; encoded by the coding sequence ATGACGATCTACCACATCGCCTTCCGGACCGACTGGGCCGACGCCGTCGCGGCGGGGGAATACCACGTCTCCACCCGCGGCAAGACGGTCGAGGAGCAGGGCTTCATCCACGCCTCCACGGCCGCGCAGGTCGCCGGCGTGGCGAACGCCTTCTACGCCGACGCCGAGGACCTCCTGGTGCTGGTCATCGACCCGGAGAAGCTGACCGCGCCGCTGCGGTACGACCCGGTGCCGGGGCCGACGCGCCGTTCCCGCACATCTACGGGCCGCTGA
- a CDS encoding response regulator: MNGMNGIGSANATSGTPPIRVLLADDQPLIRAGLVMVITDAPDIEVAGQAGTGAEALRQVHDLHPDVVVMDIRMPGLDGIEATRRIKAEAPATKVLMLTTFDDDENVYGSLRAGASGFLLKDMALDDILAAVRVVAAGDALIAPSVTRRLIADFTDQGSAADRAQRAERDQRDIAGGDARGNGNGNGGARGKLAGVTEREHEVLTLVARGLANSEIAAELVISLATAKTHVANLLTKLDARDRIQLVILAYEAGIMS, encoded by the coding sequence ATGAACGGCATGAACGGCATAGGCAGCGCGAACGCGACGAGCGGCACGCCGCCGATCCGGGTCCTGCTGGCCGACGACCAGCCGCTGATCCGGGCCGGGCTGGTGATGGTGATCACCGACGCCCCGGACATCGAGGTGGCCGGGCAGGCCGGCACCGGCGCCGAGGCCCTGCGACAGGTCCACGACCTGCACCCGGACGTGGTGGTGATGGACATCCGGATGCCGGGGCTGGACGGGATCGAGGCCACCCGCCGGATCAAGGCCGAGGCACCGGCGACCAAGGTGCTGATGCTGACCACGTTCGACGACGACGAGAACGTGTACGGCTCGCTGCGGGCCGGGGCGAGCGGGTTCCTGCTCAAGGACATGGCGCTGGACGACATCCTGGCCGCGGTGCGCGTCGTCGCGGCCGGGGACGCGCTGATCGCGCCGAGCGTCACGCGCCGGCTCATCGCCGACTTCACCGATCAGGGCTCCGCCGCCGACCGGGCGCAGCGCGCCGAGCGGGACCAGCGGGACATCGCGGGCGGCGACGCACGGGGCAATGGCAACGGCAACGGCGGCGCACGCGGCAAGCTGGCGGGCGTCACAGAGCGCGAACACGAAGTCCTGACCCTGGTCGCGCGCGGCCTGGCCAACAGCGAGATCGCCGCCGAGCTGGTGATCAGCCTGGCCACGGCGAAGACCCACGTGGCGAACCTGCTGACCAAACTGGACGCCCGGGACCGGATCCAGCTGGTGATCCTCGCCTACGAGGCCGGGATCATGAGCTGA
- a CDS encoding YwqG family protein, with protein sequence MEISESPLAEAGRRFFSPENAKKWIELLRPGFHLREQNEGEPLVGYLGGEPLLPADVPWPEWEGHGPLSFIAAVDCGEIPVQELDIPVPSDGMLLFFYFNGVGDDAVQYLDPDTITGGTRVVYVPEGTENVAQRPAPEGLEAFPRIMLTGELIATAPDNENAALVAAFGEAGDDPAADDDYTEYPTVGDADGDGFYDALTSFRRDHSPHHRVGGYALPKAGSVTKEASHAVAPGDDDAAKAQRRELLDELVMLLQVDSDGRAAMEWGDTGRLYWLIRREDLAAGDFAKATFTWQSE encoded by the coding sequence ATGGAGATCAGTGAGTCACCGCTGGCCGAGGCCGGCCGGCGTTTCTTCAGCCCGGAGAACGCCAAGAAGTGGATCGAGCTGCTGCGCCCGGGCTTCCACCTGCGCGAGCAGAACGAGGGCGAGCCGCTGGTGGGCTACCTCGGCGGGGAGCCCCTGCTGCCGGCGGACGTGCCGTGGCCGGAGTGGGAGGGGCACGGGCCGCTGTCGTTCATCGCGGCGGTCGACTGCGGTGAGATCCCGGTGCAGGAGCTGGACATCCCCGTGCCGAGCGACGGGATGCTGTTGTTCTTCTACTTCAACGGCGTCGGCGACGACGCGGTGCAGTACCTGGACCCGGACACCATCACCGGCGGCACGCGCGTCGTCTACGTCCCCGAAGGCACCGAGAACGTGGCCCAGCGGCCCGCGCCGGAGGGCCTGGAGGCGTTCCCGCGCATCATGCTGACCGGGGAACTGATAGCGACCGCCCCGGACAACGAGAACGCGGCGCTGGTCGCGGCGTTCGGCGAGGCGGGCGACGACCCGGCCGCCGACGACGACTACACCGAGTACCCGACGGTCGGCGACGCCGACGGCGACGGCTTCTACGACGCCCTCACCTCGTTCCGCCGCGACCACTCCCCGCACCACCGGGTCGGCGGCTACGCCCTGCCCAAGGCCGGCTCGGTCACCAAGGAGGCCTCGCACGCCGTGGCCCCCGGCGACGACGACGCGGCCAAGGCGCAGCGCCGCGAGCTGCTCGACGAGCTGGTGATGCTTCTGCAGGTCGACAGCGACGGCCGCGCCGCGATGGAGTGGGGCGACACCGGGCGGCTGTACTGGCTCATCAGGCGCGAGGACCTGGCCGCCGGCGACTTCGCCAAGGCCACCTTCACCTGGCAAAGCGAGTAA